One Actinomycetota bacterium DNA window includes the following coding sequences:
- a CDS encoding TM0106 family RecB-like putative nuclease — MILNASEFYSYYRPSPCELRVFLRQNAPEEEMPLGPFEELLKRLGIDHEKEHLQALLTSYEMTDLSEGDMGERVEKTKAAITQGSQFIYHGLFLASTVINGARVEIIGEPDFILRGGSGYIVRDAKLSKRINEKEHPEIFRQMELYGWLFEQVIGTPPERLEIYGGSKELTPIGYDGGRNAFAELGEIIRFRTCGQEPYCPVGWSKCNSCGFFSYCWGQAELRKDLALVFQVDQNLARALHDIGICTIEELLDNFDEARLSCFERPWGAKTQKVGKKAGQIILMAQAMAENQEIVMAKAELPSHDNFVMFDVESVPPQIEDIEKVYLWGLKVYGENPSGYLASPAEVGEDGDRKCWLGFLDSAKSIFENYGSIPFVHWSSYEKTCVKRYIDRYGDGGGIGTRVLDNLLDLLPLVRSSVALPVPSYSLKVVEQYVGFCRSQSEYGGEWSMAKYIEAVETEDEQERESLLDEIIQYNREDLDATWAVLEWYKNRMCEL, encoded by the coding sequence GTGATACTAAATGCCTCTGAGTTCTATTCCTACTATCGACCAAGCCCGTGCGAGCTAAGGGTGTTTCTGCGGCAGAATGCTCCCGAAGAAGAGATGCCTCTAGGCCCGTTCGAGGAGCTGCTTAAACGCCTCGGCATTGACCACGAGAAGGAGCATCTCCAAGCCTTACTTACCAGTTATGAGATGACTGACTTAAGCGAGGGCGACATGGGAGAAAGGGTCGAGAAGACGAAGGCAGCCATAACCCAAGGCTCGCAATTCATTTACCATGGGTTGTTCTTGGCCAGTACTGTAATCAACGGAGCAAGGGTGGAGATAATTGGTGAGCCTGACTTCATCCTAAGAGGCGGGTCAGGATACATCGTACGGGACGCGAAATTGTCAAAAAGGATAAATGAAAAAGAACACCCGGAGATATTTCGACAGATGGAGCTCTATGGCTGGCTGTTTGAACAGGTTATTGGTACGCCGCCCGAGCGACTTGAGATTTATGGCGGCAGCAAGGAGCTAACCCCGATAGGTTATGACGGAGGCAGAAATGCTTTCGCAGAGCTAGGTGAAATAATACGCTTTCGCACCTGCGGGCAAGAACCGTATTGTCCAGTCGGATGGTCTAAGTGTAACAGCTGCGGATTTTTCAGCTACTGTTGGGGACAGGCTGAACTAAGAAAAGACCTCGCATTGGTATTCCAAGTAGACCAGAACCTTGCCCGAGCCTTACATGATATCGGTATTTGCACAATAGAGGAGCTCCTCGATAACTTCGATGAAGCGCGGCTGAGCTGTTTTGAGAGGCCCTGGGGGGCCAAGACACAGAAGGTTGGCAAGAAGGCCGGCCAAATAATACTTATGGCCCAGGCGATGGCGGAAAATCAGGAGATTGTCATGGCGAAGGCGGAACTGCCAAGCCACGATAATTTTGTGATGTTCGATGTGGAGAGCGTTCCCCCTCAGATAGAAGATATAGAAAAGGTCTACCTCTGGGGTCTAAAGGTCTACGGAGAAAACCCAAGTGGGTATTTAGCCTCGCCGGCAGAGGTGGGCGAGGACGGAGACCGGAAGTGTTGGCTGGGCTTCCTTGATAGCGCAAAGTCCATCTTCGAAAACTACGGGAGCATCCCGTTTGTACACTGGTCAAGCTACGAGAAAACCTGTGTAAAAAGATACATCGATAGATATGGTGATGGGGGAGGCATTGGCACGAGAGTTCTGGACAACCTTTTGGACCTTCTTCCCTTGGTCAGAAGCTCCGTCGCTCTGCCGGTTCCCAGCTATAGCCTAAAGGTTGTTGAGCAATATGTTGGATTCTGCCGGTCTCAGTCGGAATATGGTGGAGAATGGTCGATGGCCAAGTACATAGAGGCCGTAGAGACGGAAGATGAACAAGAACGCGAGAGTCTGCTGGACGAAATCATCCAATATAATCGAGAGGACCTCGATGCCACCTGGGCAGTTCTGGAGTGGTACAAAAATAGGATGTGTGAATTGTAA
- a CDS encoding Dam family site-specific DNA-(adenine-N6)-methyltransferase: MALQLGFMDNSLRQIKPFNMQLLKWIGNKQRFAHEIISYFPNDFRTYYEPFLGSGGILGTLAPTKGIASDSFEPLMQIWKMLKTEPERLKKCYEERWQRLANGNKVHEYEKIKESYNRNPNGADLLFLCRACYGGVVRFRKQDGHMSTPCGIHTPISPSSFSYRVDEWHLRIRDTDFLTADFRETMSLAKEGDLIYCDPPYRFSQSIVYGAQDFSLAGLLDTIALCKERGVKIALSIDGRKKSGKESCEICFPEGLFEREVYICCGRSMLRRFQMEGKTLENEEVHDRLLLTY, from the coding sequence ATGGCGCTTCAGCTTGGTTTTATGGACAATAGCTTGAGACAAATAAAGCCTTTCAACATGCAGTTGTTAAAATGGATTGGAAATAAACAGAGATTCGCCCACGAAATAATTTCGTATTTCCCAAATGATTTTAGGACATACTATGAGCCCTTTCTTGGTAGTGGTGGCATATTAGGAACGCTGGCGCCGACCAAAGGAATAGCGTCTGATAGTTTTGAACCATTGATGCAAATTTGGAAAATGCTTAAGACTGAGCCGGAAAGGCTGAAAAAGTGCTATGAGGAAAGGTGGCAAAGGCTGGCAAACGGAAATAAGGTCCATGAATATGAAAAGATAAAGGAGTCCTATAATAGAAATCCAAATGGAGCAGATTTGCTTTTCCTTTGTAGGGCTTGTTACGGCGGTGTAGTGAGATTTAGGAAACAAGATGGGCATATGTCAACACCTTGTGGTATTCACACGCCAATTTCGCCAAGTAGCTTCTCGTATCGTGTTGATGAATGGCATCTTCGAATAAGAGACACTGATTTTCTTACTGCCGATTTTCGGGAGACAATGAGCTTGGCAAAGGAGGGAGACTTGATATATTGCGACCCTCCATATAGATTCAGCCAATCGATAGTATATGGCGCCCAGGATTTTAGCTTAGCTGGGCTATTGGATACAATTGCGCTTTGCAAAGAAAGAGGAGTAAAAATAGCCTTAAGTATCGATGGCCGCAAAAAATCTGGAAAAGAATCATGTGAGATTTGTTTCCCTGAAGGATTATTCGAACGTGAGGTGTATATTTGTTGCGGTCGTTCGATGCTGAGAAGATTCCAGATGGAAGGGAAAACGCTGGAGAATGAGGAGGTACATGACCGGTTGTTGCTCACATATTGA
- a CDS encoding helix-turn-helix transcriptional regulator, translated as MDKDSIARRRAHLRHVLKEIRANAGITQVELSRRLGVPQSFVSKYESGERRLDLIELEQVCGVLGVSLQWLLESYEESKP; from the coding sequence ATGGATAAGGATAGTATTGCAAGAAGAAGGGCGCATTTGCGGCATGTCCTGAAGGAAATCAGAGCTAATGCCGGCATCACTCAAGTTGAACTTTCTAGGCGCTTAGGGGTACCCCAGAGCTTTGTAAGCAAATATGAATCTGGTGAGAGGAGATTGGACTTAATTGAGCTGGAGCAGGTTTGTGGGGTATTAGGGGTGTCGCTACAATGGCTTCTCGAATCATATGAGGAGTCGAAGCCATGA